In Drechmeria coniospora strain ARSEF 6962 chromosome 03, whole genome shotgun sequence, the DNA window CTTTATCAAGGCTAGAAGGCAGAGCGAACGCGATTTCGATAATGCCTCCGCAAACCACTTGGCGAGAACCACAACATTAACGCACGCGCTTTGAAGAAATCGAGCTGGCGTTGCAAAGACGCACAATGTATCGataagtatgtacggagtaccaacgGAAATTGCTAGGACTTCTATCATACTAAGGTACTTAGATTCATAGgacgtactgtaccgtactgtacagtacctagtacttacttacaagcactagcacctactgtaggCGTACGCCTACTGCACTGCGCTGTACATATACTGACTGTACTGAAGTACAGGCAGGCGTAATACAAGTAGTATtctctaggtaggtacaagtaagtagtattctcCAGTAaaaataagtacatgtacattgcTTGTGCCTTTAAACCTGCGGTGTCTGATTGGCTAATAATCCTTGTCAGAGGCAGAATGACTGCCGGAGGGGTGGCGAATGGGTGGGGCAAGAAAAAATTGGGTTGAAAAAACCCCGTTTCAGTGGCCAGTGTGCGCTCGTCATGCCTGAACATTCAGggtgcagtactccgtagatcTGCAGGCTTGTGGAAAACGCAACGTCACTGCCTTTCAACattgtcgacgagctcgattGTTTCCATCGCTATCCTGCCATGACCTGCAGGCCTGTGAGTAAATTCTTCTTTGACGATTGTCTAGTCGAATCTGACTCTCCGAGGTGTAGTCTCTGGGGGCCAGACCATTAGGTCTGCCGTGCGGGCACAGGCCGCAGCGGAGGAGCATCTATGCTCACCTGCGATTCCGCTCTCTGAGCACGACCGCCCTCGCCTCTCGCCCGCAAAAGGAGACTCCTTTCTCGGCCCTCCTCCGATCCGAGAAGCGTTCACCGCAGACGTTGACGGAAAAGATCGTGCAGCGCTATGCCGTCGGCCTCCCCGAGGGAAAGCTCGTCCGGAGTGGCGACTACATCAGCTTGAAGCCTCACCACTGCATGACGCATGACAACTCATGGCCCGTCGCGCGCAAGTTCATGTCCATGGGAGCCACGCAGGTCTGCCGGCCGCAGCAGATAGTCATGACGATCGACCACGACGTGCAGAATACCAGTGCCGCGAATCTCGACAAGTACCAGCAGATTGAGGCCTTTGCCGCGCGGCACGGCATCGACTTCTATCCCGCGGGTTGGGGTATCGGGCACCAGATTATGGTGGAAGAAGGATATGCTTGGCCAGGCACCATGACGGTGGCCTCGGATAGCCACAGCACCCACTACGGCGGAGTTGGCTGCCTCGGGTACGTACATTGATGCGCATCGTTTCCATTCCTACATGACCTTGGAGGCGTCGTCGCACCCAAGACCTGGGCTCACGAATTATGCCTTCTCTGGAGTAATGGCTGACTCCGAACCTTGATCAGAACTCCGGTTGTACgctccgacgccgccagTGTCTGGGCGACGTCGCAGACTTGGTGGCGCTGTCCCCCTGTTGCGCGGGTAACATTCACAGGCACCCTGCAGGCCGGCGTAACGCCCAAGGACGTAATAGTCGCCTTGTGTGGGTTGTTCGGGAGTGACGTGCTCAACCACGCAGTCGAGTTCACCGGCTCCGACGAGACCATGGCAAGCCTGCCGGTAGATGGCCGGTTAACCATAGCAAACATGTCGTGTGAATGGGGAGCGCTTTCCGGTTTATTTCCCATCGACCAGACCCTGGAGAGATGGCTACGAGCCAAGGCAGCCGAGGCGCTGGCGCTTGATAACCGGGCGACGCAGCAACGTATTTCGCAGCAAAGGATAGACGAGCTCTTCGCCAACCCTCTTACGgcagacgacgatgccgtatACGCCAAGCAGCTATATCTCAACCTCGATACCCTCCTCTCGCCATACGTCTCGGGCCCGAATTCAGTCAAGGTCATGACGCCGTTGGCCGAGCTCGAAGCGCGGAAGATCAAGGTTGACCGAGCGTAGTATGCATACACCTTGATGAGTCGGCATGACCGAGATGTCGCTGATTTGTTTCGGCCATAGTATTGTCTCTTGCACCAACTCGCGTGCTTCGgacatcgccgccgccgccaaggtctTCAAGGAtgccgccaaggccaacCCCGGCACCACTCCCACCattgccgacggcgtccagtTCTACATcgccgcggcctcggctcCCGAGCAGCGGGcggccgaagccgccggcgactGGCAGGTcttgctcgacgccggcgggcaACCACTGCCTGCCGGATGCGGGCCTTGTATCGGGCTCGGGCGCGGactgctcgaggccggcgaggcgagtCCACATGTCACCCGTAGGAGGGACGTCCCGCTAACTCTTACATCCAGGTCGGCATCAGCGCTAGCAACCGCAACTTCAAGGGACGGATGGGCTCGCGAGGTCAGTGCTTCCCGTGCACCTTTTTTCCTTCCAAGAAATTCTCGGCGTCACGTCGTGTAAATGAAGCCTTCCTTGGCGGCTCTATGCTCCAATTTTCTTCGAGCATGGGGATACGGTACTGACCATGTCTTAGACGCCCACGCGTACCTTGCAAGTCCCGAGGTCGTGGCGGCCAGCGCGCTCAGCGGCACCATCGCGGGGCCGGACATCTACCCGGTGCCGGCGGACTGGTCAGGCGTCGATTACGGCTATGGCACCAGCACTGAACCTACCGTCAAGGATAAGCTGGTCAATCTTGTCCAGCAGATAGACTGGCAGATTGAACAGCTTGAGTCAGTAGCGGATGAGTCTGATAGGATGCAAACCGAAATCCTGTCTGGTTTCCCAGATAAGATCAGTGGGCAGATTCTATGGTTAGACTCGGACAATCTGAGTACGGATGGTATCTAGTAAGTATATGCGAACGTTTGTAAGGTGTCTAGACTAATTGATTATCATAGCCCGGGAACTCTGTAAGTTGAAAGTCTCGGCCTGCCGGGGGTTTTGCGTTTCAAATGGCACAGCGGCGAAATGAAGAGTAGATCCGCTAACAGACTCTCTCGCCAAAGGACCTACCGGGATGATGTCACCAAAGATGAGATGGCAAATGCTTGCATGCAGAATTACGATCCAGACTTTGGCACCATCGCATGTCCCGGTGACATCCTGGTATCGGGCTACAACTTCGGCACAGGCTCGTCACGCGAGCAGGCTGCCACAGCGATTCTAGCTAAGCAGATCTCGCTCGTAGTGGCGGGCAGTTTCGGAAACATTTTTGCGCGCAACGCCATTAATAACGCGCTCATGAACCTTGAGATACCACGCCTTGTCGAGCGCCTACGATCCCACTTTTCCTCCACGACggaagggaagggaggggagggagggaagacgacgccggcgctaACGCGCCGCACGGGCTGGACATTGACATGGGATCTTCGGCGCAGTGTCGTCGAGGTACAGGAGGGCCCGGGCGGTGCAACATGGACCGAGAAGGTCGGTGAGCTGCCGGCTCCTGTGCAGGCTATCATCGCAGCTGGTGGTCTCGAGGCGTGGACCAGGGCCGAGGTTTCCAAGTCCAGTCCGTAATGTGGATTTCCGTACTTTACTGCGACTGGCGGATGGACCAAGTTTCTGGCAGATTCTGGATCCTTTGCTACGTGCTGATGTGGCGAGCATAGGTTTGTGACGGCCATGTCCTGACCTGCCGAAGCTGTACAGTGCCACTACTTGGGATTGGTGGAGTAGCTCGATGACTATGGGCAGAGATCGGAGTGTGTATCGAGCATATGGGCGGATGATACGGGGTTAGATCAAGCATGGAGATGGATGAAAGAAAGAAAAAACGAAAGCACAGCACAGAGTTACGTTCTGTGAATAGAAGTTGCTTTTCTGTGCAAAATCTTTGGAGAAGGGACATAATTATCAGTAGCTAGTTAGCAAGGTCTCTAGCAAGTAGGGGAATACCAGGTACTAATAATAGATATAAAAGAAGATTTGCCGACGGAGGATTGCCGCGCACAAATTGTCGCGCAAGGCAAGCACGATGAACTTCAATCAAGAGTTTTCTTATAAGAAAGTATTCGTGCGAAGATCTGCAATGAGCTATCGAGAATAGGTTTCGTGTTGTATAGGTAGGCCGCGATATTATAACAAGCTATTCCTACTCTACATCGAAATGAGAAGAGGACCGGGGTCCAGGCATGCAGGGTACGTCTGATCAAATCATGGTAGCTTGGGGGCGATCATCACCCATGAGCCATTGACCGGGGCCTCACCCGATGTCGACAGTCGAAAGGAGGGTGATGCGGCCTTGATTCAGCACTCTTCGAGCTCATTGGTAGGCGAGGTGTCCCGCAGGTGCTCAAGATGAGGTGCGCGGACTCGTCGATAGGTTTATTATAGTGGTGATAGAAGGCCTTGAGAGTAACAGCTAAGATGTGATCTTTATTGTTATGCTAGCACTTGCTCGTGTGAGCGATACATGTCACTCTTAATCTGCGCGAGAATTTGGTTGCATAATAACCAGCGCGGTTCTGCAACAAGTCATTACGAATAGCGAAAACGTGATTCAGCAGAAAACTGATTTCCAGCGCGTAAATAACGAAGCTGAGCACTAGAAAGAGAAACGAGTACGTTGCAAGCTTAGCTAGTGTTAACTGTGGGAAAGTGGGAGTTGACTGCGCAGAAGAGGGAGGGAAAAATGAGCCAACGCACAGAAAAAGGCCCAACAGGCAGACGGAGAGGCGTGGGATGGCGGCGCATCCAACCAGAAGACACAGCACCTGGTGCTACGGTTGAATATAGCTGGCACTGGTGCAGACAACTACAAGACGAGCTGGTTAAACAAGAGAAAGTCGGCCGATGATGGGGGTGTGCGAGCTGGGGGGAGGGCGTCCGGCATTTGCAGCGCAAGACCGGGACCGGAGGTCGAATCGGTAGGACATCAAGTCGGTCCGGTCGGGTCAGGGTCGTCCGGGACGGAGGCAGGTAGGGCACGAAGACGGTGCCGGAAATCGGGTCTCatcgcacaagtacaagtagatgGTGTGCCTCTCCAAGTCAATCATGCAAGCGTACTTTTGTACGTACAAGATAATTCGATCTTGCATagagtgcttgtacatatTCTTGTAGGTGTCATGTTCTCCAGGCATCACCATGACGACTAAGTATGTGCATTTAggcttactgtactccgtatgtacactgtaagtactccgtactacttgTATGATCAAAAATGTCAGGAGACATATACTTACATCGGTCATGTGACTGAGCTACCTAATtgtacgttgtactgtattcAAGTTATGCCATGAGACAGTTCCTCTCAAGAGGACGAAGGAGAGGGGCTCCTGAGAGATCAATACTACATCACCCCACAACCAATCCTACAGCTAGTCATCAGCGTCGTGGCTACTATCACCCAGACGTCCTCaccctacatgtacggagactactgtacatgtagttacagtaatactccgtaagtgcaAGTTATTCCTTCTCAGTCCATCGGCCTATCGGGACTCTTCTCTCCATGCGCCCCGCCGAACGAACGTCTTTTTGTTACGTTCCTGTAATATTCCTTCGTTTACAGGTACGGCTAGAATGGTACGAAGAGACTACAAATACGGGTTAATGCCACGTCGTACTTACTGTTTCGCCGTCTCTTGTTCCGGGTCCGGTTTCCTACACCATGCTTGCAGTActctttttctttttcaAAGGAACGTTCAGGGCTTCCTCCGGCAGTTGAACAAGACCCGACAAGACAAGGGAACCATATCGGATGCTTTGAAGTGCCCGGGATTCTTACGTCATAGAACTGCACTTGTTTGTGTAGAGGTACGGTCATTCCAACTCAACGACAGCGTAGATAGCTAGTTATCTCGCTGACCAGAACGAGAAGCTTGCAACATGCGGCTCATTTGTTCACTGTTCGCAACCTTTCTCGTACAGGCATCCTGTGCCGAGCAATCTAGAGAAAAGGACTCATCAGCATGCCCCAGTTTCGACAACGCGGCTGCCTTTGCCGAGTATCGAGCGGCAATAAACGAGACAGGCACGTTGGAGAAACTCCGGAAATGTGTTCCCGGGCATGGCATCATTCCGCCATTTCAAAATGTCATAGATCCCACAGCTGCGGCCAATGAGGACTGTAAGGCGTTGTCGAGGAAGCCAGGCAGGCATTACTTAGATGCTAATACGAGCACAATCGATAGATGGCACATGCCCCTCCACTGTCAGCACTTGGGCATGCACTCATGGTTTCGACTGCAGCTACCGGCAGAATTGCATACGAAGGATTGAATGCCCAGATTCCAGGATTAATGAGAACTGTTCCATGAATCCTTGTTCTGCACATTCGAAAGAATTGAATTGCACCATCGCGAGCAAGGTGCCCCCTGGGATAGAGCATAAATTTGACCATCTGAGCATACGGGTCGACATGGAGGCTACCCGGCTCTAAGTGATGTCTTCGCCCACATTACCGTGTATAAGTCTGTTCGGTCCGTGGTAGTGTTTGGAGGGCATAGGGGCGAGGGGTCGGCTGAGAAAACGCTTGATCTTCCGGCGCTGTTCGGAGCGAAAGAGATACCTCTGGAGCAGTTACTCCAACTCAGCCTAACTTTCGACACGTATGAACCGTTTACGTACGAACACGTTGCATACTGCCGTCGTGTCGTACTTCAACGTACGCCCAGACAAAACCTGCCGCTTCGTCGGGCAACGCAGCTAACCTTGTTCCCCGGCAGACGTTAGGGTGCTGTTCCGCCATGCAGCGAGCGGCCTTTACTTTCAATACACGCCTGTAGCGGTCCAGGCATTGGAGAAGCCGACGCGTCTGGACGTATGTACGGGAAGAAACGTCACCTTCTTCAGTACATCGTTTCCTTTGCAGGCTTGGCAGGCCACCGTCGGGAAGCATCAGGAGAATGCCATTGCCAAAAAATGCATGGTAGGCAGCGGTTTGGCTATTGCTGGAACAAGATCCAAGATCGGATGCTAACAGAACTTGTTTTGGCGTAGGACAATTGGCCGAACCCGATTCTTTGCCGCCTACATTCACACCTCGGAAATTATATGGGTTATTAGAGCACCGACAAAGGCGTCGGCATAGGCATGGAGTCACAAGCCACACGCTATAATAATTGTAATGCGTTCGGATATGCGTCAATGCTATAGCTGCCAGTTCCAAGGCAATCGCGGTGGACTCGTTCGGACCAAGCCTACCGTCAACTTGGCACGTCAGAACGACACAACTCACATGCTAGCCATCGAGGCCAGTCGAGCAAGATTTCGTCAAGGGACTCGCAGAATTGTCTCCTGCAGCGCCGGTCCAACGCCCCCCCGTTCGTCTTCAAAGCCACGGACGGCCCGCTCAACAGTCGAATCGCGACCGTTTGATctgtccgtcgtcggtcgggTCCTTTCCAACGTTCCGGTCAGCGTTTGTCATTGCTTTTATCCCCTTTGACGAGCCAGGATCCGAATGCAGAGCAACAGGGCTCACAGAGATGATTGGATTGGGCCAGCGATTGGAAGAGAAGGCATCGGGCTGAGCATGTGTTCACTTCCGTTCCCTCTTCACTCTCCCGCCTCCTTTCCTCTGCCCCCCTTCTCTCGCACCCTCCGTCCCTGCCTGCTTCCTTGCCTTCCGATTGGGCACCGTCTGTGTTGTCTCGTGACTCAATTCATGACTTGCTGAGATAAGCTGGATGAGGCCCCAGCAACTCGATCGTGCCTGGCCGACCTGTCTCCTCTTGGATGAACACCCTTCACCCTCAGTCCCTTCCTCCCGTGCCTTACCTACATTGCTCTCAGATCACTTTCTAATGCACCATTGACCCTCTAGCTGAGTGCGATGAATATCTAGACAATGCCCTAGGCTCTAACTCGTTTTCCCTCGTGATAAAACCTGATGTTATACTCAACCACCATTGCGGCCCAATATGGCTCTCAGCGCGGACAGCGTCATGATGGAAAAAATCGTCAGGCACTCTTGGTTGAGCGACAGATATTGCCCATGCTCGAATGGCATGCCAGGATCATCCCGCGGCACGATGCACCGGGAGACCCCCAAGGTTTGCTCCTTGGCCAGTGTAGCGACGGCAACCTATTCAACCATTCATGCCACCGAGTTGGGCTCAATGTCGTATCATGACTTTACTCCGGCCTGCTCATTGCCAGCGACTATGCAAATCGACCTGCAGAATTCGGAAGTCGCTCCGAGAGAACGATTGATCACTACGGGACACGCATTACTGTACATAGAATGGATGAGTCTTTCTGTAACCCGTGTGAGTTTGACTGATTTGGAAAGACCACGCGCCACGTAACTTCTCGCTCTCCCTCACATTGCTGCCTGGACTGGTGAACCAGTAATAAGTACAGCTGACAATAAGAGAACTCGCACGCGCAAGCCTCACTGCTCATGGGAATAGAGAGCCCTTTGGGCCGGCAACAGGAGGCCGCTACTACCCAACGACATGGCCTTGCAATCCACTCAACGATATACCCAGCCACCAAAGCACAGCCTTGCAACACAGCCTTGCACGACTGTTAGAATGGCTGCTATTGGTAAATGCAGATGCATGTCACGAACTAGGATGCAGCCGAAGCGCCTTTGTACAGTCCTACAACGGAGTGCATGGGGACAAGAGACCTTGGAATCCCCAAATAGCTCCTTCATTGCGAGTAGTTTTGGGCACGTCGAGGATGGTGCTGTTAGAAATACCCGCCGACATCGACTAGCACAATGTGAAACATGAAGGCGGTCCCTTGAAtaggccgccgcctcctggaAGACAACATGATGCTGAGACATTCACGGAAACTTTCTATTACCGACCGTCCAAAACGCTCCAGTCTTCTTCAAACCAGTGAATGTACTTTTTGATCAAGTCTGCCTTGGATGAACCCATCTAACACCTTGTTGCCTGTTGACGTTGGCCTGGTTAACAAGCCCCCTCCACGGCTATAAAAGATGCCGCCCTTCCTCCGTCAGGAAATCTTCTGCCTTATCCTTTATTATCACAGCTCAGTCAGTATCTCAAACTTACGAAATTCATCATGGTAGAAGTCGTGATCAAGACGGTCTTTTCGTGCGGAGATGTGGTGATAGACCATTTCATGCACGAACTGCAGGAGTCAAATTCCTTAACAGTCAAACTTCTCTTTGCATATAAGTTTGTCGAGGAAAGGTGTGGCAAGGTTGATTGCAAGAATCCCTAGAATTTCGGTATGCTATGACTAACATGATCATCTGGTGTTGCAATATCACTGACAACGTCAAGATGATGTTGCCTAGCACGGATGAAGTTCAAGATCCTTGGACTTTAGTGGCGAGGAGAAAGAGCACATACAGACTCGTCGGGGTGGATGCAAGGCTAGTTGTGGACAAGGATTACAATTTCTaggagatgatgatggccaATATCTTTGCAACCCTTGCAAACTCATTTGCGAATTTCGACATTTCAGACTCAATACTCCGAAGGACGTTCATTATGAGTCATGTTTCCGAGAGGAGGTTTCAACATGCGAACACTCATTGATCATTCCGGAAGAAAATGTCAAAATCGGACATTTCTGACTGATACTGTTTCTCACTCACACTGTGCGCTGTTGCTACTATACTCTGGCAAAAAACCACCGCTCTTTTATGTATCAAACGATGCACGATAGTGTGCAGTCTCCGATCATTTACACTCCTTCATGCCATATAACTAAATAAAGTAAAGATTATCATCTTGCTCAACATCACTGGCAAGTATGTGCAATAGTTTGTATGGCTACCTTGGCAGgatccgtcgccggcggtcGCGAGAGATGCAGCTTGCCTTGCCATGCAGTTTAGTGCGATATTCGATTTTATGGTAGAAGGTCGTAAGGATGCCTGTACAGGCAGACACATTTGACTCGACATAATGTGTTTGTTTGCTGTAGTTGTTGGGATGTCACATCGCCAAGTCGATACGGCACTACTTTGATGATGTCATAGTGTGATTCGCTTAAATCAACCACCTTGACACCAATAGAGCACGTCGGCCAAAAAATTGAAAAGAAATGAACATGCATCTATTCAGTGTctatattacttgtacatggcCGTGTAGAGCAATACTTTATCCCTTCTAGTCAAACTTGATGTCATGTACAAGTTATGCTTATGCTTGCATTTCGCAGGCAGGCGGAATCTCGATGCGAGAAATAGTAGATGAATTGTGTCGCATGAATAATGAAATACACAaaggagtacatgtaagcacgTACAAGCTATCAACTGTCTTATGCTATTCTGCTGTCGGTAGATTTGTTGGAGGATGAGGGCGTAGGTGTAGGTGAAATCAAGTCAACGTACACTCTATTGCTCCAGGTctacaatactccgtacttgcaaggcAATTACATGCTGACTGATATGGATTAGCATTCCGTACTGTCAAGCAATATCAATATTActtcaagtacttgtacgcgtctgcttgtacggagtacagataTATGGACTAGCACTGCATGATCACATTGACGGATGTCGTGGCATATTTCAGGGGTTGAGACTGGTAAAATTACAATGCAGGTATTCCTGGACCTAATTGCTTGaatacagtactccatacttaaGCACTAAGCACTAAGTATggagcacttgtacctgtacatacAGTCAGGACGGAATCCATGTACTTAGgaacttacagtaagtacttgacaATGTGCCCGCATTGCTGACTAACCGAGTCACACGCCAGTAGGAATATCCTCCCCATCTGATTGCATCGCTCTTCCCAAATACTTACCACCCCTTCAGCACCCCTTCGCACCAGCTGCAAACCGAAGCGTCTGGTTTCCATCAAGCAAACAGCATAGAATGTCATAGGCTCTGAATAACCTCGCTGCGCCTgcgaggaagccgagaaGTGGCCGCTGCACGCAGCGCAGCAACCATGGCGCCGGAACCCGGCCAGGATTCGCCacaggacgaggagggttGGAGATTGCaagacgccgccgatgagcGCGAGATTGCGAAGCTCCTTGGGAAGAGCCAGCAGGATGGCACCGAAAGCTtcaccatcgacgacacGCCTTTTGACCAGACTGGCAAGgctgacgacgccgaggacttTGAGGAcatcagcgacgacgacctccccgacgaggaggagccgGCCGCCAACTCGCTCGAGCTGCCTGGCCTTACCGAAGATGGTACGAGCAACGAGCAGGACGACTTGTTCGGTGACGGTCCCTCTTCTCCCGCGGACCCCATTCTTGGTCCACCCTCACCGGGGCCTCGTGTtcgcgacgacgatgctaCCGATCACTcgcacgccgccgacaacgACAACCAGAGTCCTCCTGGCATGAACTTTGATCCGGACCCACATGTCTACGGCTCCGCGAACCAGGACCCCGACATCCCCGCTGCCGCagagacggccgaggataTACTCAAGGCCGCCTGGCCGGCCTACAAGAAGGGGCACGTCCTCGTCTGGAGCGAGCTTCTGCCGCCGAAGAAGGCCGTTtggaaggagaagaagccgCCAAGGAAACCGAAGCATCTCGTGACGAGCAAGCAATCGCTCGAATGCGCTGCTGATCAGGAGAAGAACTTTCGCATCCCCGGCCCGGCCCAGGGTAGTAAAGCGACAGCAGCCGATGGGCTCAACTCGCTCGTCCGCTGCACCAGCGACAAGACGAGCCACAACGACGATCTTGTCCAGTTTGAGCTTGAACGGGACTCCGACatggacctcgtcggcggcttcaCCCTGCGAGACATCGAGTTGGCTTGCGAGGATTGGAACACGCGCATAGACGACATCGAAGACGAGTTTCG includes these proteins:
- a CDS encoding hypothetical protein (Pc16g06870), coding for MTCRPSLGARPLGLPCGHRPQRRSIYAHLRFRSLSTTALASRPQKETPFSALLRSEKRSPQTLTEKIVQRYAVGLPEGKLVRSGDYISLKPHHCMTHDNSWPVARKFMSMGATQVCRPQQIVMTIDHDVQNTSAANLDKYQQIEAFAARHGIDFYPAGWGIGHQIMVEEGYAWPGTMTVASDSHSTHYGGVGCLGTPVVRSDAASVWATSQTWWRCPPVARVTFTGTLQAGVTPKDVIVALCGLFGSDVLNHAVEFTGSDETMASLPVDGRLTIANMSCEWGALSGLFPIDQTLERWLRAKAAEALALDNRATQQRISQQRIDELFANPLTADDDAVYAKQLYLNLDTLLSPYVSGPNSVKVMTPLAELEARKIKVDRAYIVSCTNSRASDIAAAAKVFKDAAKANPGTTPTIADGVQFYIAAASAPEQRAAEAAGDWQVLLDAGGQPLPAGCGPCIGLGRGLLEAGEVGISASNRNFKGRMGSRDAHAYLASPEVVAASALSGTIAGPDIYPVPADWSGVDYGYGTSTEPTVKDKLVNLVQQIDWQIEQLESVADESDRMQTEILSGFPDKISGQILWLDSDNLSTDGIYPGTLTYRDDVTKDEMANACMQNYDPDFGTIACPGDILVSGYNFGTGSSREQAATAILAKQISLVVAGSFGNIFARNAINNALMNLEIPRLVERLRSHFSSTTEGKGGEGGKTTPALTRRTGWTLTWDLRRSVVEVQEGPGGATWTEKVGELPAPVQAIIAAGGLEAWTRAEVSKSSP